One Cupriavidus pauculus genomic window, GATTGCAGGACGCATCGGCGTGCCGCTGGAGCTCGAGGACTGGACGCGCATCGGCCGCGATACGCCGACCATCGTCGACCTCATGCCGTCGGGCCGCTTTCTGATGGAAGAGTTCTATTACGCGGGCGGGCTGCCGGCCGTGCTGCGCCGGCTCGGCGAGGCCAGCCTGCTGCCGCATCCGGATGCGCTGACCGTCAACGGCCAGTCGCTCTGGGACAACGTGAAGACCGCGCCCAATTTCAATGACGAGGTCATTCGCACGCTGGACAACCCGTTGATCGAGGACGGTGGCATCCGCGTGCTGCGCGGCAATCTGGCGCCGCGCGGCGCGGTGCTCAAGCCTTCGGCCGCCACGCCTTCGCTGCTCAAGCATCGCGGCCGCGCGGTGGTCTTCGAGAACCTCGAGCACTACAAGGCGCGCATCGTCGATGAATCGCTCGATGTCGATGCCGACTCCATCCTCGTGATGAAGAACTGCGGACCCAAGGGTTATCCGGGCATGGCCGAGGTGGGCAATATGGGCCTGCCGCCAAAGCTGCTGCGTCAGGGCGTCAAGGACATGGTGCGGATTTCCGATGCGCGCATGAGCGGCACGGCCTATGGCACGGTGGTCCTGCACGTTGCACCGGAAGCCGCGGCCGGCGGCCCCCTCGCGGCCGTGCGCGATGGCGACTGGATCGAGCTCGATTGCGAGGCCGGCAGGCTGCACCTCGACGTCACGCAGGAAGAACTGGCCGACCGCATGGAGGGCTTCAGGCCGCCGCAGCCGGACACGCGCGCGGGGCAGGGGGGCTATCAGCGGCTGTACGTGGAGCACGTGCTGCAGGCCGATGAAGGCTGCGATCTCGATTTTCTTGTGGGATGCCGCGGGGCGGATGTGCCCCGGCACTCTCACTGACCGATTGCCAGAACAACGACGACAACAACGACGACAACAACGAGGAGACCAGAATGCGTAGCCAATCCAATCCCGGGGTACCGCTTCCCCTGCCCGACGACACCGCCACCGCCGCCCCCGATGAGGAATCCCGCATCATCGGCATGCTCACCCGCAAGCTGATTCCGTTTCTCGCGCTGATCTATGTGGTGGCGTATATCGATCGCTCGGTGGTCGGCTTTGCCAAGCTACACATGAACGCGGCCATCGGCATCAGCGATGCGGCCTACGGGCTCGGTGCCGGACTGTTCTTCATCGGCTACTTCCTCTGCGAAGTTCCCAGCAATCTCGCGCTCGAGCGGTTTGGCGCGCGCCGCTGGTTCGCGCGCATCCTGTTCACGTGGGGCGTCATCACGATGGCGATGGCGCTGATCCATAACGCGACCACGTTCTATCTGCTGCGCTTTCTGCTGGGCGCGGCGGAGGCGGGCCTGTATCCGGGCATTCTCTATTTTCTGACCAAATGGTTCCCGATGCGCCATCGCGCGCGCATCATCGGCCTGCTGGTGCTGGCGCAGCCGATTGCGCTGATCGTCACCGGTCCAATCGCCGGATGGATCCTGTCGATGCCCGGCGCCTTCGGCCTGTCCAACTGGCAGACGCTGTTTATCGTCAGCGGTTTGCCGGCGGTGCTGCTGTGCCTGCCCACGCTGCGCCTGATTCCGGAATCGCCGGCCGATGCGAAGTGGCTGCCGGCAAAGGATCGCGCATGGATCGAGCGCGAATTGTCGGCGGACAGCAAGACCTTCGCGCTGAAGGCACACGGCAATCCGCTGTCCGCGCTGAAGGACAAGCGCGTACTGCTGCTGTCGTTGCTGTTTCTGCCGTTTCCGCTCAGTATCTATGGGTTGTCGCTGTGGCTGCCGACCATCATCAAGCAGTTCGGCGTGACCGATGCCATGACGGGCCTGCTGTCCGCGGTGCCGTATCTGTTCGCCGTAGTGGGGCTGTATCTGGTGCCGCGCCATTCGGACCGCAAGGGGGAGCGCTACTGGCATATCGTCGTGGTATCGGCCGCCGCGGCGGTGACGATGGCCGCCAGTGCGTGGGTGCAGACGCCGGCCCTGCAGTTCCTGTTCATCTGCCTGACCGCGTTCTCGATCTACTCGATCCAGGCCGTGGTGTGGGCGTTGCCGGGTCAGTTCCTGACGGGCGCGAGCGCGGCGGTGGGCATCGCCACCATCAACTCGCTGGCCAACCTTGGCGGGTATCTGGGGCCGTTCGGGATCGGCGTGATCAAGGATATGACGGGGAGCATTGCGGCCGGGCTATATTTTCTGGCGGCGATGCTCGTCTTCGCGGTGGTCATGACGTTCGTGGTGCGGGCGGCATTGGATAAACAGGAGACCAAATGATTCACAACCCGCAGCCCCCCCGATATCGGGGCATTTTCCCGGTCGTGCCGACCACGTTCACCGACTCCGGCGAGCTGGACCTTGCGAGCCAAAAGCGCGCGGTCGACTTCATGATCGACGCGGGTTCCGATGGGCTCTGCATCCTCGCCAATTTCTCCGAGCAGTTCGCGCTCTCGGACGAGGAGCGGGACGTCCTCACGCGTACGGTGCTCGAGCATGTGGCCGGGCGCGTCCCGGTGATCGTGACGACCACGCACTACAGCACGCAGATCTGCATCGCGCGCAGCCGGCAGGCGCAGGCCCTCGGGGCCGCGATGGTCATGGTCATGCCGCCGTACCACGGCGCCACGTTCCGCGTGCCGGAGCCGAAGATTTACGAGTTCTTCGGCAAGCTGTCCGATGCGATCGATATCCCGATCATGATCCAGGACGCGCCGGCCAGTGGCACCGTGCTGTCGGCACCGTTTCTCGCGCGCATGGCGATCGAGATCGAGCAGGTGTCGTACTTCAAGATCGAAACGCCGGGCGCCGCCAACAAGCTCAGGGAACTGATCGCGCTGGGCGGCCATGCCGTGGAAGGGCCGTGGGATGGGGAAGAGGCCATCACGCTGCTTGCGGACCTCGCGGCGGGGGCCACGGGCGCGATGACGGGCGGGGGCTTCCCCGATGGCATTCGGCCGATCATCGAGGCGCATCGCGAGGGGAACGCCGATCTGGCGTTCGAGCGCTACCAGCGCTGGCTGCCGCTGATCAATCACGAGAACCGGCAGGGCGGCATTCTGACGGCCAAGGCGTTGATGAAGGCCGGCGGCATCATTGCCTCCGAGGCCCCGAGGCACCCCATGCCGACGATGCCCGCGGCGACGCGCGCCGAGCTATTGCAGATCGCGAAGCGG contains:
- a CDS encoding IlvD/Edd family dehydratase, whose amino-acid sequence is MPESKKKLRSAEWFGTADKNGFMYRSWMKNQGIPNHEFDGRPIIGICNTWSELTPCNAHFRKIAEHVKRGIYEAGGFPVEFPVFSNGESNLRPSAMLTRNLAAMDVEEAIRGNPIDAVVLLAGCDKTTPALLMGAASCDVPAIVVSGGPMLNGKLDGKDIGSGTAVWQLHESLKAGEIDLHHFLSAEAGMSRSAGTCNTMGTASTMACMAEALGVTLPHNAAIPAVDARRYVLAHMSGIRIVEMATEGLTLSKILTREAFENAIRANAAIGGSTNAVIHLKAIAGRIGVPLELEDWTRIGRDTPTIVDLMPSGRFLMEEFYYAGGLPAVLRRLGEASLLPHPDALTVNGQSLWDNVKTAPNFNDEVIRTLDNPLIEDGGIRVLRGNLAPRGAVLKPSAATPSLLKHRGRAVVFENLEHYKARIVDESLDVDADSILVMKNCGPKGYPGMAEVGNMGLPPKLLRQGVKDMVRISDARMSGTAYGTVVLHVAPEAAAGGPLAAVRDGDWIELDCEAGRLHLDVTQEELADRMEGFRPPQPDTRAGQGGYQRLYVEHVLQADEGCDLDFLVGCRGADVPRHSH
- a CDS encoding MFS transporter, with amino-acid sequence MRSQSNPGVPLPLPDDTATAAPDEESRIIGMLTRKLIPFLALIYVVAYIDRSVVGFAKLHMNAAIGISDAAYGLGAGLFFIGYFLCEVPSNLALERFGARRWFARILFTWGVITMAMALIHNATTFYLLRFLLGAAEAGLYPGILYFLTKWFPMRHRARIIGLLVLAQPIALIVTGPIAGWILSMPGAFGLSNWQTLFIVSGLPAVLLCLPTLRLIPESPADAKWLPAKDRAWIERELSADSKTFALKAHGNPLSALKDKRVLLLSLLFLPFPLSIYGLSLWLPTIIKQFGVTDAMTGLLSAVPYLFAVVGLYLVPRHSDRKGERYWHIVVVSAAAAVTMAASAWVQTPALQFLFICLTAFSIYSIQAVVWALPGQFLTGASAAVGIATINSLANLGGYLGPFGIGVIKDMTGSIAAGLYFLAAMLVFAVVMTFVVRAALDKQETK
- a CDS encoding dihydrodipicolinate synthase family protein, which codes for MIHNPQPPRYRGIFPVVPTTFTDSGELDLASQKRAVDFMIDAGSDGLCILANFSEQFALSDEERDVLTRTVLEHVAGRVPVIVTTTHYSTQICIARSRQAQALGAAMVMVMPPYHGATFRVPEPKIYEFFGKLSDAIDIPIMIQDAPASGTVLSAPFLARMAIEIEQVSYFKIETPGAANKLRELIALGGHAVEGPWDGEEAITLLADLAAGATGAMTGGGFPDGIRPIIEAHREGNADLAFERYQRWLPLINHENRQGGILTAKALMKAGGIIASEAPRHPMPTMPAATRAELLQIAKRLDPLVLRWA